Proteins from a genomic interval of Rosa chinensis cultivar Old Blush chromosome 2, RchiOBHm-V2, whole genome shotgun sequence:
- the LOC112184506 gene encoding replication protein A 70 kDa DNA-binding subunit D, with translation MEQMARPTLIHELRPFQLNFTMRIRVSRIWRPQRFQSEIYDGLHNILTDERGDMVHAKIDESDYPHVLNKMEQGRIYDISHFNTSKIQGRYKVVNHEVQLRFNELTKFEPVEHGAPPIPEYSFHLLEFNQLGLNPKPQTLLIDVYGCIKSVIPEHQVLIKDTNKMEPKCEVVMENLRREDLRITLWGDVARKFDLETIRASPSPVLAVVTSLRITQFQEQITTTATNHSCVFINPEIQQAQEYRAEFSRPGDKVKILPPPPNRQTPEQVKEKTTISVSELHTLDPDSYTNQSVCCIASIRRFSLHSGWWYKACGTGTCYRQLTEDKDTNDLKCSHHGIQIPVPWYKVHMIIYDRNNQATVLIMGKEAEQLFGISCADLLKKELYGTELIVLEEMQKTADQTYLFELKFNMNNELFVRNIFPTHQASASLTQQEPTTTTPDRFLYQKKRNIEGSSRTVSLSESEKKLKSEEQIKHRTTVLPSSTMVLRSKELFEIFQYLPQ, from the exons ATGGAACAAATGGCAAGACCAACACTGATCCATGAACTAAGACCATTTCAGCTGAATTTCACCATGAGGATTAGAGTTTCAAGGATATGGAGACCACAAAGATTCCAAAGTGAAATATATGATGGTCTTCACAATATCTTAACTGATGAAAGA GGAGATATGGTTCATGCTAAGATTGATGAATCTGATTATCCCCATGTTTTGAATAAGATGGAACAAGGACGAATCTATGACATTTCTCATTTCAACACATCcaagattcaagggagatataaAGTCGTCAATCATGAAGTGCAACTACGTTTCAACGAGCTGACAAAATTTGAACCCGTTGAACATGGGGCTCCCCCAATTCCAGAATATTCCTTCCATCTGCTTGAATTCAATCAGCTgggcctaaaccctaaaccgcAAACACTACTTATAG ATGTTTATGGCTGTATCAAATCAGTTATCCCAGAACATCAGGTGCTCATAAAAGACACAAACAAGATGGAACCAAAATGTGAAGTCGTTATGGAGAATTTGAG GAGAGAAGATTTGAGAATCACTCTATGGGGCGATGTCGCACGAAAATTCGACTTAGAAACCATTCGAGCGTCACCCTCACCAGTTCTTGCTGTAGTGACCAGTCTCAGAATAACACAATTCCAAG AGCAAATTACAACAACAGCTACAAATCACTCctgtgttttcataaatccagaGATTCAACAAGCACAGGAGTACAGAGCTGA GTTCTCCAGGCCAGGTGATAAAGTAAAGATACTTCCTCCTCCACCCAATCGGCAAACACCAGAACAAGTGAAAGAAAAGACAACAATATCAGTGTCTGAGCTGCATACACTGGATCCAGATTCATACACA AACCAGAGTGTGTGTTGCATTGCTTCTATCCGAAGGTTTTCATTGCACAGTGGTTGGTGGTACAAAGCTTGCGGGACAGGGACCTGTTATAGGCAACTAACAGAAGATAAAGATACTAATGACCTTAAATGTAGCCACCATGGCATACAAATTCCTGTCCCATG GTATAAAGTTCACATGATAATTTATGATCGCAATAATCAAGCTACAGTACTGATTATGGGAAAGGAGGCAGAACAACTATTTGGCATTAGTTGTGCAGACCTGCTGAAGAAAGAACTGTATGGAACAGAACTAATAGTACTGGAAGAAATGCAAAAAACTGCTGATCAAACTTATCTGTTTGAGCTCAAATTCAATATGAACAATGAGTTGTTCGTTAGAAACATCTTCCCAACTCACCAAGCCTCTGCATCGTTAACACAGCAAGAGCCAACTACCACAACACCAGATCGTTTCCTTTATCAAAAGAAGAGAAACATTGAGGGGAGCAGCCGAACAGTTTCCCTTTCAGAATCTGAAAAAAAGCTGAAGAG TGAAGAGCAGATCAAGCATAGAACCACAGTTCTACCCTCATCAACAATGGTTCTGCGAAGCAAAGAAct CTTCGAAATTTTTCAATACCTACCACAATGA